The Oscillospiraceae bacterium genome contains a region encoding:
- a CDS encoding 5'-deoxynucleotidase, whose amino-acid sequence MKTYPFNALVSRMKYIRRWSLMHAARPETLSEHTAETAILAHTLCLIAQQVTGTPVRPETVAVAALYHDAPEILTGDMPTPVKYKNERIHTAYKALETESAVAMLGLLPPALRQPMAGYVTGRTLTEAESRLLKAADRLSALIKCIEEVQAGNREFAAALEQQKGALAAMHCPEADYFLERMLPCYSQNLDELTRGEG is encoded by the coding sequence ATGAAGACCTATCCCTTCAACGCGCTGGTCAGCCGCATGAAATACATCCGCCGCTGGAGCCTGATGCACGCCGCCCGCCCCGAGACCCTCAGCGAGCACACCGCCGAAACGGCCATTCTGGCCCACACCCTGTGCCTGATCGCGCAGCAGGTCACCGGCACCCCGGTGCGCCCCGAGACCGTGGCCGTGGCCGCGCTGTATCACGACGCGCCCGAGATCCTCACCGGCGACATGCCCACCCCGGTAAAATACAAAAACGAGCGCATCCACACCGCCTACAAGGCTTTGGAGACCGAGAGCGCGGTGGCCATGCTGGGCCTTCTGCCGCCCGCCCTGCGCCAGCCCATGGCCGGCTATGTGACCGGCCGCACCCTCACCGAGGCCGAGTCCCGCCTTTTAAAAGCCGCCGACCGGCTCTCCGCCCTCATCAAGTGCATCGAGGAGGTGCAGGCCGGCAACCGGGAGTTCGCCGCCGCGCTGGAACAGCAAAAGGGCGCCCTGGCCGCCATGCACTGCCCCGAGGCCGATTATTTTCTCGAGCGCATGCTGCCCTGCTACAGCCAAAACCTGGACGAGCTCACCCGCGGCGAAGGCTAG
- a CDS encoding tRNA (adenosine(37)-N6)-threonylcarbamoyltransferase complex transferase subunit TsaD, with translation MYILGIESSCDETAAAVVKNGRELLSNVVATSVAEQALYGGVVPEIASRRHVESISGAVQQALADARLTPADLAGVAVTFAPGLIGAVLVGVNFAKGLAYAAQKPLIPVHHLRGHIAALYLTHPDLEPPFLCLVASGGHSHIVQVQSYTRYKVLGRTVDDAAGEAFDKVARTLGLGYPGGPAVSKAARGGDPKKYRLPVPKVEGPYNVSFSGLKTAVLNAVNQAAMKGEPLDISSMAASFERRIDEILAEKLLTAARDTGASTLCLAGGVAANGLLRSLLNEGAQKLGVRLCLPEQRFCGDNGAMIAAQGYYELQAGRAADLSLNGLATLPIDYDCE, from the coding sequence ATGTATATTTTAGGCATTGAATCCAGCTGCGACGAGACCGCCGCCGCCGTGGTAAAAAACGGCCGCGAGCTGCTCAGCAATGTGGTGGCCACCAGCGTGGCCGAGCAGGCGCTGTATGGCGGCGTCGTGCCCGAGATCGCCAGCCGCCGCCATGTGGAATCCATCAGCGGCGCCGTGCAGCAGGCCCTGGCCGACGCGCGCCTCACCCCCGCCGACCTGGCCGGTGTGGCCGTCACCTTCGCCCCCGGGCTGATCGGCGCGGTGCTGGTGGGGGTCAACTTCGCAAAGGGCCTTGCCTATGCGGCGCAAAAGCCCCTCATCCCGGTGCACCATCTGCGGGGGCACATCGCCGCGCTCTACCTCACCCACCCGGACCTGGAACCGCCGTTTTTGTGCCTGGTGGCCAGCGGCGGCCACAGCCACATCGTGCAGGTGCAAAGCTACACTCGTTATAAGGTGCTGGGCCGCACGGTCGACGACGCGGCCGGCGAGGCGTTCGACAAGGTGGCCCGCACCCTGGGGCTTGGGTATCCCGGCGGCCCGGCCGTCAGCAAAGCCGCCCGCGGGGGCGACCCCAAAAAGTACCGCCTGCCGGTGCCCAAGGTCGAGGGCCCTTACAACGTCAGCTTTTCCGGCCTGAAAACCGCCGTGCTGAACGCGGTGAACCAGGCCGCCATGAAGGGCGAGCCGCTGGACATTTCCAGCATGGCCGCCAGCTTTGAGCGCCGCATCGACGAGATCCTGGCCGAAAAGCTGCTTACCGCCGCGCGGGATACCGGCGCCTCCACCCTGTGCCTTGCGGGGGGCGTGGCCGCCAACGGCCTTTTGCGCAGCCTGCTGAACGAGGGCGCGCAAAAGCTGGGCGTGCGCCTGTGCCTGCCCGAGCAGCGCTTTTGCGGCGACAACGGCGCCATGATCGCCGCCCAGGGCTATTACGAATTGCAGGCGGGCCGCGCGGCGGATCTCTCCCTGAACGGCCTTGCCACCCTCCCCATCGACTACGACTGCGAATAA
- a CDS encoding integrase, which produces MEQTLEEYMEHLRGQERSRATIAKYRHDVGMFLNWQGGEAAVTKERVIAYKQWLVQRYAPASVNSMLAALNGFLQFSGLEGCRVKALKIQRPLFRPTERELSRAEYLRLLDAAKEKSTALWLVLQTLCGAGLRVSELRFVTAECMRTGRVQIACKGKRRVALLPKALCRKLQRYAQAKRRYTGPLFVTAGGAPLDRSHIWAAMKRLCSRARVAPEKVFPHNLRHLFARTYYNSSKDLLRLADLLGHSSIDTTRIYTLSDGKREFRQIERLCLVQ; this is translated from the coding sequence ATGGAACAGACACTGGAAGAGTATATGGAGCATCTGCGCGGGCAGGAGCGGAGCAGGGCAACGATCGCAAAATACCGGCACGATGTGGGGATGTTTTTGAACTGGCAGGGCGGGGAAGCAGCGGTCACAAAAGAGCGGGTGATCGCCTATAAGCAGTGGCTGGTGCAGCGGTACGCGCCGGCAAGCGTGAACAGTATGCTGGCGGCCCTGAACGGATTTTTGCAGTTTTCGGGCTTGGAAGGGTGCCGGGTAAAGGCGCTGAAGATCCAGCGGCCGCTGTTCCGCCCCACGGAACGGGAGCTGAGCCGGGCGGAATATCTGCGGCTGCTGGATGCGGCAAAAGAAAAAAGCACCGCCCTTTGGCTGGTGCTTCAAACCCTGTGCGGCGCGGGGCTGCGGGTGAGCGAGCTGCGCTTTGTGACGGCGGAGTGCATGCGCACCGGCCGGGTGCAGATCGCCTGCAAGGGCAAGCGCCGCGTGGCGCTTTTGCCCAAAGCGCTGTGCCGCAAATTACAGCGGTACGCCCAGGCCAAGCGGCGGTACACCGGCCCGCTGTTTGTTACGGCGGGCGGCGCGCCGCTGGACCGCAGCCACATCTGGGCCGCTATGAAGCGGCTGTGCAGCCGGGCCCGGGTGGCCCCTGAAAAGGTGTTCCCTCACAACCTGCGCCACCTGTTTGCCCGCACGTATTACAATTCCTCCAAGGATCTGCTGCGCCTGGCGGACCTGCTGGGACACAGCAGCATCGACACGACGCGCATTTATACCCTGTCGGATGGGAAACGGGAATTCCGGCAGATCGAACGGCTGTGTTTGGTGCAGTAG
- a CDS encoding tRNA-dihydrouridine synthase, whose product MQIGSIQLAPGAALAPMAGFTDAACRRMAARHGAAYTVSEMVSAKALTFGDKKSAQLIANGETLAPYGVQLFGAEPETMERAAALIGGYAFDFIDINMGCPAPKITAGGAGSRLLLEPERCGAIVAAVVKESGGRPVTVKMRTGWDAQHITAAEAAKACEAAGAAAIAVHGRTREQMYTPGTVDPAAIAAVKAAVKVPVVANGDIESAQDALDLLAATGCDGVMVGRAALGDPWLFGEIRAALAGQPLPPRPTLRQKMEALRTQIYEMCEEKGEWTAMPQARSQALYYMKGLKGAAALRRACCELQHFEDVDRLIEKVYAAGNR is encoded by the coding sequence ATGCAGATCGGCAGCATCCAGCTTGCGCCCGGCGCGGCGCTTGCGCCCATGGCGGGCTTTACCGACGCGGCCTGCCGCCGCATGGCCGCACGGCACGGCGCGGCGTACACCGTAAGCGAGATGGTGAGCGCGAAGGCGCTGACCTTCGGCGATAAAAAAAGCGCCCAGCTCATTGCAAACGGGGAGACCCTGGCCCCCTATGGGGTGCAGTTGTTCGGGGCCGAGCCCGAGACCATGGAGCGGGCGGCCGCCCTGATCGGGGGTTATGCCTTTGACTTTATTGATATCAATATGGGCTGCCCGGCGCCCAAGATCACGGCCGGCGGGGCGGGCAGCCGCCTTTTGCTGGAGCCGGAGCGGTGCGGCGCGATTGTGGCCGCCGTGGTGAAGGAGAGCGGCGGCCGGCCGGTGACCGTGAAAATGCGCACCGGCTGGGACGCGCAGCACATCACCGCGGCAGAGGCGGCAAAGGCCTGCGAGGCGGCGGGCGCCGCGGCCATTGCGGTGCACGGCCGCACCCGGGAGCAGATGTACACCCCCGGCACGGTGGACCCCGCAGCCATTGCCGCGGTGAAGGCTGCGGTAAAGGTGCCGGTGGTGGCGAACGGGGATATTGAGAGCGCGCAGGACGCGCTGGACCTGCTGGCAGCCACCGGCTGCGACGGGGTGATGGTGGGCCGGGCCGCCCTGGGCGACCCATGGCTGTTCGGCGAGATCCGGGCGGCGCTGGCCGGCCAGCCCCTGCCGCCCCGCCCCACCCTGCGCCAGAAGATGGAGGCGCTGCGCACACAAATTTATGAGATGTGCGAGGAAAAAGGGGAGTGGACGGCCATGCCCCAGGCCCGCAGCCAGGCGCTTTATTATATGAAGGGCCTGAAGGGGGCAGCGGCGCTGCGCCGTGCCTGCTGCGAATTGCAGCACTTTGAGGACGTGGACCGGCTGATCGAAAAGGTATACGCGGCGGGCAACCGGTGA
- a CDS encoding RNA-binding transcriptional accessory protein, translating into MEYAKILSTELNVPEQYAAAAIALIDEGNTIPFIARYRKEATNAMDDQVLRTLAERLDYLRGLEKRKGEVAAVITEQGAMTEELERALAAAKTLAEVEDLYRPYKPKRKTRASVAKARGLEPLAQALRAQDARLDVQAEAEKYITEEVPDAETALAGARDILAEQVSDDAALRAELRKFYRAFGLVKSKAAKEEDSVYAQYYDFLEPVNRIAGHRVLALDRGEREEFLKVSVEVDPERACGIARRMFVKKSGGASAAQVDEAVQDAYARLVQPSLEREVRAALTEQAAEGAIQVFGENLRQLLLAPPIKGKVAMALDPGYRMGCKVAVVDPTGKVLDTAVVYPVPEFKRVEQAKSTIKALIKQHGVEIIAIGNGTAGRETEIFAAEVIRELGGGVQYMVVSEAGASVYSASKLAAEEFPQYDVNLRSAVSIARRLQDPLAELVKIDPKAVGVGQYQHDMPQKRLADTLDGVVEDCVNTVGVDLNTASAPLLARVAGLSASTAKNVVAWREENGAFASRTQLKKVKGLGPKAFEQCAGFLRLPGAKNALDGTAVHPESYPAAEKLLELCGFAAKDIGTDAIAALPQKAKEMGFARLCAETGAGEPTLKDIIAELLRPGRDMRDELPPPLLRTDVMGMEDLKPGMELTGTVRNVIDFGAFVDIGVHQDGLVHVSQLSDRFIKHPSQAVKVGDVVKVKVLDVDLKKKRIALTMKGLNQ; encoded by the coding sequence ATGGAGTATGCAAAAATTCTTTCCACCGAACTGAACGTGCCCGAACAGTATGCGGCGGCGGCCATCGCGCTGATCGACGAGGGCAACACCATTCCCTTTATCGCCCGCTACCGCAAGGAAGCGACCAACGCCATGGACGACCAGGTGCTGCGCACCCTGGCCGAGCGGCTGGACTACCTGCGGGGGCTGGAAAAGCGCAAGGGCGAGGTGGCGGCGGTTATCACCGAGCAGGGCGCCATGACCGAAGAGCTGGAAAGGGCGCTGGCGGCGGCCAAAACCCTGGCCGAGGTGGAGGACCTTTACCGCCCCTACAAGCCCAAGCGCAAGACCCGGGCCAGCGTGGCCAAGGCCCGGGGGCTGGAGCCCTTGGCCCAGGCGCTGCGGGCCCAGGACGCCCGGCTGGACGTGCAGGCGGAGGCCGAAAAGTACATAACCGAGGAAGTGCCGGACGCCGAGACCGCCCTGGCGGGCGCGCGGGATATCCTGGCCGAGCAGGTGAGCGACGACGCGGCCCTGCGGGCCGAGCTGCGCAAGTTCTACCGGGCCTTCGGCCTGGTGAAGAGCAAGGCCGCCAAGGAGGAGGACAGCGTTTACGCCCAGTACTATGACTTTTTGGAACCGGTGAACCGCATTGCCGGGCACCGGGTGCTGGCCCTGGACCGGGGCGAACGGGAAGAATTTTTAAAGGTGAGCGTGGAGGTGGACCCCGAGCGCGCCTGCGGCATCGCCCGGCGGATGTTTGTGAAGAAAAGCGGGGGCGCCAGCGCCGCGCAGGTGGACGAGGCCGTGCAGGACGCGTATGCCCGCCTTGTGCAGCCCAGCCTGGAGCGGGAGGTGCGCGCGGCCCTGACCGAGCAGGCCGCCGAGGGGGCGATCCAGGTATTCGGTGAGAACCTGCGGCAGCTGCTGCTGGCCCCGCCCATCAAGGGTAAGGTGGCCATGGCGCTGGATCCCGGTTACCGCATGGGCTGCAAGGTGGCGGTGGTGGACCCCACCGGCAAGGTGCTGGACACGGCGGTGGTTTACCCGGTGCCGGAATTCAAGCGGGTGGAGCAGGCCAAGAGTACCATCAAGGCGCTGATTAAACAGCACGGGGTGGAGATCATTGCCATCGGCAACGGCACCGCCGGGCGCGAGACCGAGATCTTTGCGGCCGAGGTGATCCGCGAATTGGGCGGCGGAGTGCAGTATATGGTGGTAAGCGAGGCGGGCGCGAGCGTGTATTCCGCCAGCAAGCTGGCCGCCGAGGAGTTTCCACAGTACGACGTGAACCTGCGCAGCGCGGTGAGCATTGCCCGCCGGCTGCAGGACCCGCTGGCCGAGCTGGTGAAGATCGACCCCAAGGCCGTGGGGGTGGGCCAATACCAGCACGACATGCCCCAAAAGCGCCTGGCCGACACGCTGGACGGCGTGGTGGAGGACTGCGTGAACACGGTGGGCGTGGATCTGAACACCGCCAGCGCGCCGCTGCTGGCCCGGGTGGCGGGGCTTTCGGCCTCCACGGCCAAAAACGTGGTGGCCTGGCGGGAGGAGAACGGGGCCTTTGCCAGCCGCACCCAGCTGAAAAAGGTGAAGGGCCTGGGGCCCAAGGCCTTTGAGCAGTGCGCGGGCTTTTTGCGGCTGCCGGGCGCGAAGAACGCGCTGGACGGCACCGCCGTGCACCCCGAGAGTTACCCGGCGGCGGAAAAGCTGCTGGAGCTCTGCGGCTTTGCGGCAAAGGACATTGGCACCGACGCCATTGCCGCGCTGCCGCAAAAGGCAAAGGAGATGGGCTTTGCGCGGCTGTGCGCCGAGACCGGAGCGGGTGAACCCACCCTGAAGGACATCATTGCCGAGCTGCTGCGCCCCGGGCGGGATATGCGCGACGAGCTGCCCCCGCCGCTGCTGCGCACCGACGTGATGGGTATGGAGGACCTGAAGCCCGGCATGGAGCTGACGGGTACGGTGCGCAACGTGATCGACTTCGGCGCGTTTGTGGACATCGGCGTGCACCAGGACGGGCTGGTGCACGTGAGCCAGCTTTCGGACCGGTTCATCAAGCACCCCAGCCAGGCCGTGAAGGTGGGGGACGTGGTGAAGGTAAAGGTGCTGGACGTGGACCTGAAGAAAAAGCGCATCGCCCTGACCATGAAGGGGCTGAACCAATAA
- the polA gene encoding DNA polymerase I, thermostable produces MKLLVLDGNSIVNRAFYGIKLLTTKDGRYTNAIYGFMNILLNLLKETEPDEVAIAFDLKAPTFRHKMYSGYKATRKGMPEELAQQMPVLKELLADLGFVMVAKEGYEADDILGTLSAAAAKRGDECFIATGDRDSLQLVSEQVTVLLAATRMGRSETVRMDTEAIAEKYGVAPRQLIEVKSLMGDASDNIPGVAGVGEKTALALIQQFGSLAGVYEHLTDPAIKPGVRAKLEAHKAEAELSRTLAEIDCAAPVETAPGSYKRNQGDPAAAAALLAELEIHSLVGRLGLSAAPAPAKKADAAPLAAVQPEALPLLVEGRVYLACQGDEWYAVQAQSVWPVPAARLPDLLEGGAELYVFDAKPLYRLALEAGGVGKAIRFDAKLAAYLLNPAASGYTVEQLEAEYAVSPAFSCEALPQAGALGPLCEALAEKVAAEGMTHLLNDIELPLALVLADMERTGMLVDREGLVAFGEELKAVLEQCLARIYAQVGYEFNLNSPKQLGEALFVKMGLPPRKKTKSGYSTDAETLESLRAYSPAVEDILQYRTYQKLNSTYVEGLLKVIGPDGRMHSTFNQTEARTGRLSSSEPNLQNIPIRTELGSRLRQFFLAKPGCVLADADYSQIELRILAHISGDKTMQEAFLTGQDIHRSTAAKIYDMPPEMITPALRSSAKAVNFGIVYGIGAFSLSKDIGVSVKEADAFIKNYLATFPGVKQYMDGTIAQGREQGYVTTLFGRRRALPELASKNFNLRALGERMAMNTPIQGTAADVIKLAMVKVWQRLRAEKLEAKLILQVHDELIVEAPKAEAKAVCRILQEEMQNVVEFAVPLTADVNTGKTWLEAH; encoded by the coding sequence ATGAAATTGCTGGTACTGGACGGCAACAGCATCGTAAACCGCGCCTTTTACGGCATCAAGCTGCTCACCACCAAGGATGGGCGCTACACCAACGCCATATACGGCTTTATGAACATCCTGCTGAATCTGCTCAAGGAAACCGAGCCGGACGAGGTGGCCATCGCCTTTGACCTGAAGGCCCCCACCTTCCGCCATAAAATGTACAGCGGCTACAAAGCCACCCGCAAGGGCATGCCGGAAGAGCTGGCCCAGCAGATGCCCGTGCTCAAAGAGCTTCTGGCCGACCTGGGCTTTGTCATGGTCGCCAAAGAGGGCTATGAAGCCGACGATATCCTGGGCACCCTGTCCGCCGCCGCGGCAAAGCGGGGCGACGAGTGCTTTATCGCCACCGGCGACCGGGACAGCCTGCAGCTGGTGAGCGAACAGGTCACCGTGCTGTTGGCCGCCACCCGCATGGGCCGCAGCGAGACCGTCCGCATGGACACCGAAGCCATCGCCGAAAAATACGGTGTTGCCCCCCGGCAGCTCATCGAGGTGAAAAGCCTCATGGGCGACGCGTCCGATAATATCCCCGGCGTGGCGGGCGTGGGCGAAAAGACTGCCCTCGCTCTGATCCAGCAGTTCGGCAGCCTGGCCGGCGTGTACGAGCACCTGACCGACCCGGCCATCAAGCCCGGCGTGCGGGCAAAGCTGGAAGCCCACAAGGCCGAGGCCGAGCTGTCCCGCACCTTGGCCGAGATCGACTGCGCGGCCCCCGTGGAAACCGCCCCCGGCTCCTACAAGCGCAATCAGGGCGACCCGGCCGCCGCCGCGGCCCTGCTGGCCGAGCTGGAAATTCACTCTCTGGTGGGCCGCCTGGGGCTTTCCGCGGCCCCCGCCCCCGCCAAAAAAGCGGACGCCGCCCCCCTTGCCGCCGTGCAGCCGGAGGCTCTGCCCCTGCTGGTGGAGGGCCGGGTGTACCTGGCCTGCCAAGGGGACGAATGGTACGCCGTGCAGGCGCAAAGCGTCTGGCCCGTGCCCGCCGCCCGCCTGCCCGACCTGCTGGAGGGCGGGGCCGAGCTGTATGTGTTCGACGCAAAACCCCTGTACCGCCTGGCCCTCGAGGCCGGGGGCGTGGGCAAGGCCATCCGTTTTGACGCAAAGCTCGCGGCGTATCTGCTCAACCCCGCCGCCTCCGGGTATACCGTGGAGCAGCTGGAAGCCGAGTATGCGGTCTCCCCCGCCTTTTCCTGCGAGGCTCTGCCCCAGGCCGGGGCGCTGGGGCCCCTGTGCGAAGCCCTGGCCGAAAAGGTCGCGGCCGAGGGCATGACCCACCTTTTAAACGACATTGAGCTCCCCCTGGCCCTGGTGCTGGCGGATATGGAGCGTACCGGCATGCTGGTGGACCGGGAGGGCCTCGTGGCCTTCGGCGAAGAGCTCAAGGCCGTGCTGGAGCAGTGCCTTGCCCGCATTTACGCACAAGTGGGCTACGAGTTCAACCTGAACAGCCCCAAGCAGCTGGGCGAGGCCCTGTTTGTAAAAATGGGCCTGCCGCCCCGCAAAAAGACCAAGAGCGGCTACTCCACCGACGCCGAAACCCTCGAAAGCCTGCGGGCCTACAGCCCGGCGGTGGAGGACATCCTGCAATACCGCACCTACCAAAAGCTCAACAGCACCTACGTGGAGGGCCTGCTCAAGGTCATCGGGCCGGACGGGCGCATGCACTCCACCTTCAACCAGACCGAGGCCCGCACCGGGCGGCTGTCGTCCAGCGAGCCCAATCTGCAGAACATCCCCATCCGCACCGAGCTGGGCAGCCGCCTGCGCCAGTTTTTCCTGGCAAAGCCCGGCTGCGTCCTGGCCGACGCGGACTACAGCCAGATCGAGCTGCGCATCCTGGCCCACATCTCGGGCGACAAAACCATGCAGGAGGCCTTTTTGACCGGGCAGGACATCCACCGCAGCACCGCGGCCAAAATTTACGACATGCCCCCCGAAATGATCACCCCCGCCCTGCGCTCCTCGGCCAAGGCGGTGAACTTCGGCATCGTGTACGGCATCGGCGCCTTCAGCCTTTCCAAGGACATTGGGGTCAGCGTAAAAGAGGCCGACGCCTTCATCAAAAACTATCTGGCCACCTTCCCCGGGGTCAAGCAGTATATGGACGGCACCATCGCCCAGGGCCGCGAGCAGGGCTATGTGACCACCCTGTTCGGCCGCCGCCGCGCCCTGCCCGAGCTCGCCAGCAAAAACTTCAACCTGCGGGCCCTGGGCGAGCGCATGGCCATGAACACCCCCATCCAGGGCACCGCGGCGGATGTGATCAAGCTGGCCATGGTAAAGGTCTGGCAGCGCCTGCGCGCCGAAAAGCTGGAAGCGAAGCTCATTCTGCAGGTGCACGACGAGCTGATCGTGGAAGCCCCAAAGGCCGAGGCAAAAGCCGTGTGCCGCATTTTGCAGGAGGAAATGCAGAATGTGGTGGAGTTTGCCGTGCCCCTCACTGCCGACGTGAACACCGGCAAGACCTGGCTGGAGGCCCACTGA